Proteins encoded together in one Dermacentor variabilis isolate Ectoservices chromosome 2, ASM5094787v1, whole genome shotgun sequence window:
- the LOC142570432 gene encoding membrane metallo-endopeptidase-like 1, giving the protein MAGGDAPPPAVKTEMQSGSSISSYLIVVFGLVLIGLLIFLLIYGEHIQMSIRKSEKRRRCEAADCEHVKKMMHLGPVSGDLPCRDFYSYVCSPWASANIKGVNVSWLGSQKYVDDLQADMKKREPNNTYQTVLDMVLITYRSCLLSVTGALATEIKPVFEKFHLGNWPQFTLSDSESYDIFRELIHLDMKWGMKVVFVFENAWFGEGTLRRRLSIQATPFACPFSPDSNKSLESYYEEYVKEVFALFSYYDDVAAQELAGIHLSICRASKAMQGVQKSHTLQEIAAVTRDMGLSEKDWSEALEPMGAITSTTRFHAKLYYVGEAVRSLIKDLPPESAMRFFGFSILTQMAGHQEELRKVMDKYFSFDHPVARSPVQIEPCVSFIFTHFMESWNLYVLSVASTNKDSSKDVRQLVDSIKSSMTRRIRSSLWMDELSKSRTLEKLKRTKVVAPEIGSYLKTFNLSERYANLDALSPTDYYGNQLKIRANNAQYNVRGIKRSLGERNVALAGGDANPITNMVHVYAGLRRLPFYSAEVPLAIKYGGLGSATGRLLALLFTGKSVKKDVLGSTVHWWTGGVYQEYKKRAMCFAQQANPNAPLGEEADFLADYLGARVALDALLYAMADRKTRLTIGGIGLSDQQLFFITYCHVMCASVDFEGKLMLPESALKRCNGAVMNMPEFGKAFRCNHTDVDKDAILNPTHKCSLY; this is encoded by the coding sequence ATGGCCGGCGGTGACGCCCCACCACCAGCCGTCAAGACCGAGATGCAAagtggcagcagcatcagcagctaCCTCATAGTAGTCTTCGGCTTAGTGTTAATAGGACTCCTCATATTCCTCCTTATCTATGGAGAGCATATCCAGATGTCCATTCGCAAGTCCGAGAAGCGCAGGCGCTGCGAGGCTGCAGACTGCGAGCACGTCAAAAAGATGATGCACCTAGGACCAGTGAGCGGCGACCTGCCGTGTCGGGACTTCTACTCGTACGTGTGCAGCCCCTGGGCTTCCGCGAACATCAAGGGCGTCAACGTCTCCTGGCTGGGCAGCCAGAAGTACGTCGACGACTTGCAAGCGGACATGAAGAAGCGTGAGCCCAACAACACTTATCAGACTGTCCTCGACATGGTACTTATCACCTACCGGTCCTGCCTTCTGTCGGTAACAGGAGCTCTAGCCACCGAAATCAAGCCAGTTTTCGAAAAGTTTCACCTCGGTAACTGGCCGCAGTTCACCTTATCGGACTCCGAGTCATACGACATCTTCCGGGAGCTCATCCATCTGGACATGAAGTGGGGAATGAAGGTTGTGTTTGTCTTCGAAAACGCCTGGTTCGGCGAAGGCACATTGCGACGTCGACTGTCCATCCAAGCGACTCCCTTTGCATGCCCCTTTTCGCCTGACTCGAACAAGAGCCTCGAAAGTTACTATGAAGAGTATGTCAAAGAAGTATTTGCACTGTTTTCCTACTATGACGATGTCGCTGCTCAAGAACTAGCTGGCATTCATCTCAGCATTTGTCGTGCCTCCAAAGCCATGCAAGGCGTGCAAAAGTCGCACACGCTCCAAGAAATTGCTGCCGTCACGAGAGATATGGGCTTGTCTGAAAAAGACTGGAGCGAGGCCCTGGAACCTATGGGAGCCATAACATCAACGACGCGCTTCCACGCCAAGTTGTACTACGTTGGAGAAGCTGTTAGAAGTCTGATAAAGGACTTGCCTCCTGAAAGTGCGATGAGATTCTTTGGCTTCTCAATACTCACACAAATGGCAGGGCATCAAGAGGAGCTTCGAAAGGTTATGGACAAGTACTTCAGCTTCGACCATCCTGTAGCGCGCAGTCCGGTCCAAATTGAACCCTGCGTGTCTTTTATCTTCACCCATTTCATGGAATCTTGGAACCTGTACGTACTCTCAGTGGCGAGCACCAACAAAGACTCCTCAAAAGACGTCCGCCAACTCGTTGACTCTATAAAGAGCTCCATGACACGTAGAATACGCAGCTCACTATGGATGGACGAGCTGTCAAAGTCCAGAACGCTGGAAAAACTGAAAAGGACAAAAGTTGTTGCACCAGAGATTGGCTCGTATCTCAAGACTTTCAACCTTTCAGAGAGGTACGCCAATTTGGATGCACTTTCACCAACAGACTACTACGGCAACCAGCTTAAGATACGCGCCAACAACGCGCAGTACAACGTACGCGGCATCAAACGATCCTTGGGAGAGCGCAATGTTGCCCTGGCCGGCGGAGATGCCAACCCGATCACGAACATGGTTCACGTTTACGCAGGACTCCGACGCTTACCATTTTACTCCGCCGAAGTCCCACTCGCGATCAAGTACGGTGGTTTAGGAAGTGCTACTGGTCGGTTGTTGGCCCTGCTGTTCACCGGAAAGAGTGTAAAGAAAGACGTTCTTGGCTCGACCGTCCACTGGTGGACTGGTGGCGTGTACCAAGAGTACAAAAAGAGGGCCATGTGTTTCGCCCAGCAAGCCAATCCTAACGCTCCTTTGGGGGAGGAAGCTGACTTCCTGGCCGACTACCTTGGCGCACGCGTAGCGCTGGACGCCCTACTTTACGCCATGGCTGACCGTAAGACTCGCCTCACCATAGGGGGCATCGGGCTGAGTGATCAACAGCTTTTCTTCATCACTTACTGCCACGTAATGTGCGCCAGTGTCGACTTTGAAGGAAAGTTGATGCTCCCAGAGAGTGCGCTTAAACGCTGCAACGGTGCCGTCATGAACATGCCAGAGTTTGGTAAAGCGTTCCGGTGTAACCACACTGACGTTGACAAGGACGCGATTCTCAACCCCACGCATAAATGCTCCCTCTACTGA